The following proteins come from a genomic window of Diceros bicornis minor isolate mBicDic1 chromosome 36, mDicBic1.mat.cur, whole genome shotgun sequence:
- the GJD4 gene encoding gap junction delta-4 protein — MERLDLLGFLIVTLNCNVTIVGKIWLIFTILLRMVVVVLAGAPVYQDEQERFVCNTLQPGCANVCYDIFSPVSHLRFWLIQSVSVLLPSAVFSVYVLHKGAVLAARGPCAPEVRPRGHDPSDPIAGDRRCPPPSRKACNLNVPDFSSGYMVHLFLRTLTEAAFGALHYLLFGFLVPKRFSCTRPPCTSVVDCYVSRPTEKSIMMLFLWAVSALSLLLSVADLACSARRRMRGGPAREGGAARAPRGWGRAGGRSPGPTAAAGGWAGGEGARSPTGRSALSGPMELPDEDESEAISSASDKPARPGLEPGDRPHGEAPQDPGSEGRAGSEEPPASPRSRLARRPPSSPLPPPARPRPAGSVPSRIARPTMLPGAPAGGAASRQGTGGPREPPLDPRLRETELAQVPGSPLEPRLACTRTELPDLVQRRERSAQGPCESPRSGRAGERHRECGRCTSIGSCKP, encoded by the exons ATGGAGCGTCTGGACTTGTTGGGATTCCTCATCGTCACACTGAACTGCAACGTGACCATTGTGG GGAAGATCTGGCTGATCTTTACGATACTGCTGCGGATGGTGGTGGTTGTCCTGGCCGGGGCCCCCGTCTACCAGGATGAGCAGGAGAGGTTCGTGTGTAACACTCTGCAGCCGGGATGCGCCAATGTTTGCTACGACATCTTCTCGCCTGTGTCCCACCTGCGGTTCTGGCTCATCCAGAGCGTGTCTGTTCTCCTCCCTTCTGCCGTTTTCAGTGTCTATGTGCTCCACAAAGGAGCCGTGCTCGCCGCCCGTGGACCCTGCGCGCCAGAGGTCCGTCCCAGGGGTCATGACCCCTCCGACCCGATCGCTGGGGACAGGCGCTGCCCACCGCCCAGCAGGAAGGCGTGCAACCTGAACGTGCCAGACTTCTCCTCCGGCTACATGGTCCACCTCTTTCTTCGGACCCTGACGGAGGCGGCCTTCGGTGCCTTGCATTACCTCCTCTTTGGATTCCTGGTCCCAAAGAGATTCTCGTGCACCCGCCCTCCGTGCACCAGTGTGGTGGACTGCTACGTGTCCCGGCCCACGGAGAAGTCCATCATGATGCTCTTCCTCTGGGCCGTCAGCGCGCTCTCGCTGCTGCTCAGCGTCGCCGACCTGGCCTGCAGCGCGCGGCGGCGGATGCgcggggggccggcccgggagGGCGGGGCGGCGCGGGCCCCCCGGGGATGGGGCCGCGCGGGGGGCAGGAGCCCGGGGCCGACGGCCGCGGCGGGCGGGTGGGCGGGAGGGGAAGGTGCCCGCAGCCCCACCGGGAGGTCGGCCCTGTCGGGGCCGATGGAGCTTCCGGACGAGGACGAGAGTGAGGCGATATCCTCAGCCAGCGACAAGCCGGCCAGGCCAGGCCTGGAGCCGGGGGACAGGCCCCACGGAGAGGCCCCCCAGGACCCAGGCAGCGAGGGCCGCGCGGGGTCAGAGGAGCCTCCCGCATCGCCCCGCAGCCGGCTGGCCCGGCGCCCCCCGTCCAGCCCGCTGCCgccccccgcccggccccgccccgcgggCAGTGTCCCCTCC CGCATCGCCCGCCCGACGATGCTTCCGGGGGCGCCCGCAGGTGGCGCGGCGAGCCGGCAGGGGACGGGTGGGCCGCGGGAGCCGCCCCTGGACCCCCGACTGCGGGAGACGGAGTTGGCTCAGGTCCCGGGCTCGCCGCTGGAGCCGCGCCTGGCGTGCACGCGCACGGAGCTCCCGGACCTAGTGCAGAGGAG